One stretch of Halichoerus grypus chromosome 8, mHalGry1.hap1.1, whole genome shotgun sequence DNA includes these proteins:
- the CIB2 gene encoding calcium and integrin-binding family member 2 isoform X1 produces the protein MGNKQTIFTEEQLDNYQDCTFFNKKDILKLHARFYELAPNLVPMDYRKSPIVHVPMSLIIQMPELRENPFKERIVEAFSEDGQGNLTFNDFVDMFSVLCESAPRELKANYAFKIYDFNTDNFICKEDLERTLARLTKSELDEDEVVLVCEKVIEEADLDGDGKLGFADFEDMIAKAPDFLSTFHIRI, from the exons ATGGGCAACAAGCAGACCATCTTCACGGAGGAGCAGCTGGACAACTACCAG GACTGCACCTTCTTCAATAAGAAGGACATCCTCAA GCTCCACGCACGATTCTACGAGCTGGCCCCCAACCTCGTCCCCATGGACTACAGGAAGAGTCCCATCGTCCACGTGCCCATGAGCCTCATCATCCAGATGCCGGAGCTCCGG GAGAACCCCTTCAAGGAAAGGATCGTGGAGGCTTTTTCTGAGGACGGCCAGGGGAACCTCACCTTCAACGACTTCGTGGACATGTTCTCTGTGCTGTGCGAGTCGGCTCCCCGGGAGCTCAAGGCAAACTATGCCTTCAAGATCTACG ACTTCAACACGGACAACTTCATCTGTAAGGAGGACCTGGAGCGCACGCTGGCGCGGCTCACCAAGTCGGAGCTGGACGAGGACGAGGTGGTGCTCGTGTGTGAAAAGGTCATCGAGGAGGCCGACCTGGACGGCGACGGCAAACTGGGCTTCGCGGACTTTGAGGACATGATTGCCAAGGCCCCCGACTTCCTCAG CACCTTCCACATCCGGATATGA
- the CIB2 gene encoding calcium and integrin-binding family member 2 isoform X2, whose amino-acid sequence MGNKQTIFTEEQLDNYQAPRTILRAGPQPRPHGLQEESHRPRAHEPHHPDAGAPGTREAAAAGQENPFKERIVEAFSEDGQGNLTFNDFVDMFSVLCESAPRELKANYAFKIYDFNTDNFICKEDLERTLARLTKSELDEDEVVLVCEKVIEEADLDGDGKLGFADFEDMIAKAPDFLSTFHIRI is encoded by the exons ATGGGCAACAAGCAGACCATCTTCACGGAGGAGCAGCTGGACAACTACCAG GCTCCACGCACGATTCTACGAGCTGGCCCCCAACCTCGTCCCCATGGACTACAGGAAGAGTCCCATCGTCCACGTGCCCATGAGCCTCATCATCCAGATGCCGGAGCTCCGGGTACGAGAGAGGCCGCTGCTGCCGGGCAG GAGAACCCCTTCAAGGAAAGGATCGTGGAGGCTTTTTCTGAGGACGGCCAGGGGAACCTCACCTTCAACGACTTCGTGGACATGTTCTCTGTGCTGTGCGAGTCGGCTCCCCGGGAGCTCAAGGCAAACTATGCCTTCAAGATCTACG ACTTCAACACGGACAACTTCATCTGTAAGGAGGACCTGGAGCGCACGCTGGCGCGGCTCACCAAGTCGGAGCTGGACGAGGACGAGGTGGTGCTCGTGTGTGAAAAGGTCATCGAGGAGGCCGACCTGGACGGCGACGGCAAACTGGGCTTCGCGGACTTTGAGGACATGATTGCCAAGGCCCCCGACTTCCTCAG CACCTTCCACATCCGGATATGA
- the CIB2 gene encoding calcium and integrin-binding family member 2 isoform X5: MGNKQTIFTEEQLDNYQENPFKERIVEAFSEDGQGNLTFNDFVDMFSVLCESAPRELKANYAFKIYDFNTDNFICKEDLERTLARLTKSELDEDEVVLVCEKVIEEADLDGDGKLGFADFEDMIAKAPDFLSTFHIRI, from the exons ATGGGCAACAAGCAGACCATCTTCACGGAGGAGCAGCTGGACAACTACCAG GAGAACCCCTTCAAGGAAAGGATCGTGGAGGCTTTTTCTGAGGACGGCCAGGGGAACCTCACCTTCAACGACTTCGTGGACATGTTCTCTGTGCTGTGCGAGTCGGCTCCCCGGGAGCTCAAGGCAAACTATGCCTTCAAGATCTACG ACTTCAACACGGACAACTTCATCTGTAAGGAGGACCTGGAGCGCACGCTGGCGCGGCTCACCAAGTCGGAGCTGGACGAGGACGAGGTGGTGCTCGTGTGTGAAAAGGTCATCGAGGAGGCCGACCTGGACGGCGACGGCAAACTGGGCTTCGCGGACTTTGAGGACATGATTGCCAAGGCCCCCGACTTCCTCAG CACCTTCCACATCCGGATATGA
- the CIB2 gene encoding calcium and integrin-binding family member 2 isoform X3 yields the protein MPSCSWEVRSQGHGLHAHATPELPTRLHARFYELAPNLVPMDYRKSPIVHVPMSLIIQMPELRENPFKERIVEAFSEDGQGNLTFNDFVDMFSVLCESAPRELKANYAFKIYDFNTDNFICKEDLERTLARLTKSELDEDEVVLVCEKVIEEADLDGDGKLGFADFEDMIAKAPDFLSTFHIRI from the exons ATGCCCTCCTGCTCCTGGGAGGTCAGAAGTCAAGGCCATGGCCTGCATGCCCACGCCACCCCTGAGCTGCCCACCAG GCTCCACGCACGATTCTACGAGCTGGCCCCCAACCTCGTCCCCATGGACTACAGGAAGAGTCCCATCGTCCACGTGCCCATGAGCCTCATCATCCAGATGCCGGAGCTCCGG GAGAACCCCTTCAAGGAAAGGATCGTGGAGGCTTTTTCTGAGGACGGCCAGGGGAACCTCACCTTCAACGACTTCGTGGACATGTTCTCTGTGCTGTGCGAGTCGGCTCCCCGGGAGCTCAAGGCAAACTATGCCTTCAAGATCTACG ACTTCAACACGGACAACTTCATCTGTAAGGAGGACCTGGAGCGCACGCTGGCGCGGCTCACCAAGTCGGAGCTGGACGAGGACGAGGTGGTGCTCGTGTGTGAAAAGGTCATCGAGGAGGCCGACCTGGACGGCGACGGCAAACTGGGCTTCGCGGACTTTGAGGACATGATTGCCAAGGCCCCCGACTTCCTCAG CACCTTCCACATCCGGATATGA
- the CIB2 gene encoding calcium and integrin-binding family member 2 isoform X4 produces the protein MDYRKSPIVHVPMSLIIQMPELRENPFKERIVEAFSEDGQGNLTFNDFVDMFSVLCESAPRELKANYAFKIYDFNTDNFICKEDLERTLARLTKSELDEDEVVLVCEKVIEEADLDGDGKLGFADFEDMIAKAPDFLSTFHIRI, from the exons ATGGACTACAGGAAGAGTCCCATCGTCCACGTGCCCATGAGCCTCATCATCCAGATGCCGGAGCTCCGG GAGAACCCCTTCAAGGAAAGGATCGTGGAGGCTTTTTCTGAGGACGGCCAGGGGAACCTCACCTTCAACGACTTCGTGGACATGTTCTCTGTGCTGTGCGAGTCGGCTCCCCGGGAGCTCAAGGCAAACTATGCCTTCAAGATCTACG ACTTCAACACGGACAACTTCATCTGTAAGGAGGACCTGGAGCGCACGCTGGCGCGGCTCACCAAGTCGGAGCTGGACGAGGACGAGGTGGTGCTCGTGTGTGAAAAGGTCATCGAGGAGGCCGACCTGGACGGCGACGGCAAACTGGGCTTCGCGGACTTTGAGGACATGATTGCCAAGGCCCCCGACTTCCTCAG CACCTTCCACATCCGGATATGA